In Bradyrhizobium erythrophlei, a single genomic region encodes these proteins:
- a CDS encoding ABC transporter substrate-binding protein, whose product MDRRTLLLGSTAALAAGSLPAFAQSAADVKIGFTYPLSGNSAQIGVDAQRAFETAAEIINNNYDFDLPLAKGAGLPELGGAKIKLIFADHQSDPQKGRAEAERLITQESVCAVVGTYQSAVAVTVSQICERYQIPFVSAENSSPSLHRRGLKYFFRPAPHDEMYSAAMFDFFDAMRKKGVKIETLSLFHEDTIFGSDSANAQSKLAAERGYKVVADIKYRANTSSLSAEVQQLKAANADVLMPSSYTTDSILLIKTMAELGYKANAIVAQDAGFSDKAFYDAVGDKVEGAISRSTFSLDLATKRPMVGKINAMYKEKSGKDLNDLTSREFMALLVLADAINRAKSTDGAKIRDALAATDISGERTIMPWKQIKFDESGQNNDADPVLLQYVGGKFLTISPQQAAIAEAIWPMK is encoded by the coding sequence ATGGATCGTAGAACGCTTCTATTGGGCAGCACCGCAGCGCTTGCCGCCGGCAGTTTGCCCGCATTCGCGCAAAGCGCAGCTGATGTAAAAATCGGCTTCACCTATCCACTATCGGGCAACTCCGCGCAGATCGGCGTCGACGCGCAGAGGGCGTTCGAGACCGCGGCCGAGATCATCAATAACAACTATGATTTCGATCTGCCGCTGGCGAAGGGCGCAGGCCTGCCGGAATTGGGCGGCGCGAAGATCAAGCTGATCTTTGCCGACCACCAGTCCGATCCGCAGAAGGGCCGCGCCGAGGCCGAACGGCTGATCACCCAGGAAAGCGTTTGCGCCGTCGTCGGCACCTATCAAAGCGCGGTCGCGGTCACCGTCAGCCAGATCTGCGAGCGCTACCAGATCCCGTTTGTTTCCGCGGAGAATTCCTCGCCAAGCCTGCACCGGCGCGGTCTGAAATACTTCTTCCGCCCGGCGCCGCATGACGAGATGTATTCGGCGGCGATGTTCGACTTTTTCGACGCGATGAGGAAGAAGGGCGTCAAGATCGAGACGCTGTCTCTTTTCCACGAGGACACGATCTTTGGTTCCGATTCCGCCAATGCGCAGTCCAAGCTTGCGGCCGAACGCGGCTACAAGGTCGTGGCCGATATCAAGTACCGCGCCAACACCTCCTCGCTCTCGGCCGAGGTGCAGCAACTCAAGGCCGCCAATGCCGATGTGCTGATGCCGTCGAGCTACACCACCGACAGCATTCTCCTGATCAAGACCATGGCCGAGCTTGGTTACAAGGCGAATGCGATCGTGGCGCAAGATGCAGGCTTTTCCGACAAGGCGTTCTACGACGCGGTCGGCGACAAGGTCGAGGGCGCGATCTCGCGCAGCACGTTCTCGCTCGATCTTGCGACCAAGCGGCCGATGGTCGGCAAAATCAACGCGATGTACAAGGAAAAGTCCGGCAAGGATCTCAATGACCTCACGTCGCGGGAATTCATGGCGCTATTGGTGCTCGCGGATGCGATCAACCGCGCCAAGTCGACCGATGGCGCGAAGATCCGAGACGCACTCGCCGCGACCGATATTTCGGGAGAGCGGACCATCATGCCCTGGAAACAGATCAAGTTCGACGAGTCAGGCCAGAACAACGACGCCGATCCGGTCCTGCTGCAATATGTCGGCGGCAAGTTCCTCACCATCTCGCCGCAACAGGCCGCGATTGCCGAGGCGATCTGGCCGATGAAGTGA
- a CDS encoding hydantoinase B/oxoprolinase family protein, with product MSGANSTNLIDLQIMWNRLIAVVEEQAQVLLRTAFSPIVRECGDLSAGVFDSKGRMLAQAVTGTPGHVNSMAESVKHFITHFPLHTMKPGDAYITNDPWMGTGHLNDFVVTTPCFKDGKLVALFSCTSHLMDIGGIGFGPDATDVFMEGLYIPMLKLIDQGVVNETLMSMIRTNTRLPIDTEGDTYSLAGCNDVGCQRLVEMMEEFHIDELDHLADHICDRSREAALAEIAKLPKGTWRNSMVVDGYDEPVTLSATLTISDTGIHVDFAGTSAASRFGINVPLSYTTAYTVFGLGCVVASQIPNNAGSLAPLTVAAPSGCILNAPKPAPVASRHIIGQMLPDVVFGCLRQIIPERVPAEGTSCLWNLIVRGETRSGAGGNYGFSMAVTSNGGTGARFAKDGLSATAYPSGVRGTPVEIAETQTPLIFWRKELRPDSGGAGRTRGGLGQIIEVGSGIGTPFDILAAFDRIDHPPRGRDGGRNGEAGYVGLKSGQKLRGKGFQTVPPDDRLVVMTPGGAGIGDPKERAEASVRDDVESDLVSSEKAAGVYGFSRQA from the coding sequence ATGAGCGGAGCAAACAGCACCAACCTCATCGATCTTCAGATCATGTGGAACCGGCTGATCGCCGTGGTCGAGGAGCAGGCGCAGGTGCTGCTGCGTACGGCCTTCAGCCCGATCGTGCGCGAATGCGGCGACCTCTCGGCCGGCGTATTCGATTCGAAAGGACGAATGCTGGCGCAAGCGGTGACCGGCACGCCCGGCCACGTCAATTCCATGGCGGAGTCGGTCAAGCATTTCATCACGCACTTCCCGCTCCATACGATGAAACCCGGCGATGCCTACATCACCAACGATCCGTGGATGGGGACCGGCCACCTCAACGATTTCGTCGTCACCACGCCCTGTTTCAAGGACGGCAAACTGGTCGCCCTCTTCTCCTGCACCAGTCACCTCATGGACATTGGCGGCATCGGTTTTGGGCCGGACGCCACCGACGTCTTCATGGAAGGGCTCTACATCCCGATGCTGAAGCTGATCGATCAGGGCGTCGTCAACGAAACCCTGATGTCGATGATCCGCACCAACACCCGGTTGCCGATCGATACCGAAGGCGACACCTATTCGCTCGCCGGCTGCAACGATGTCGGCTGCCAGCGTCTGGTCGAGATGATGGAGGAATTCCACATCGACGAACTCGATCACCTCGCCGACCACATCTGCGACCGGTCACGCGAAGCAGCACTGGCGGAAATCGCCAAACTGCCGAAGGGCACCTGGCGCAACAGCATGGTGGTCGATGGCTATGACGAGCCGGTTACGCTTTCGGCGACATTGACGATTTCGGACACGGGCATTCACGTCGATTTTGCCGGAACCTCGGCCGCATCGAGATTCGGCATCAACGTGCCGCTGTCGTACACCACCGCCTACACCGTCTTCGGCCTCGGCTGCGTGGTCGCTTCGCAGATTCCGAACAATGCGGGGTCGCTTGCGCCTTTGACCGTCGCGGCCCCCTCAGGCTGCATTCTCAATGCGCCGAAGCCGGCGCCGGTGGCCTCGCGCCACATCATCGGCCAGATGCTGCCCGACGTGGTGTTCGGCTGCCTGCGCCAGATCATTCCGGAGCGGGTGCCGGCCGAAGGCACCTCCTGCCTATGGAATCTGATTGTGCGGGGCGAGACGCGCAGCGGCGCCGGCGGCAACTACGGATTTTCCATGGCAGTGACCAGTAACGGCGGCACCGGCGCGCGCTTCGCCAAGGACGGACTGTCCGCCACCGCTTATCCCAGCGGGGTGCGCGGCACGCCGGTCGAGATCGCAGAGACGCAGACCCCGCTGATCTTCTGGCGCAAGGAGTTGCGTCCGGATTCCGGCGGGGCCGGCCGCACCCGCGGCGGCCTCGGCCAGATCATCGAGGTCGGCAGCGGCATTGGCACGCCATTTGACATCCTGGCGGCGTTCGATCGCATCGATCATCCGCCGCGCGGACGTGACGGCGGCCGTAACGGCGAAGCCGGTTACGTCGGACTCAAATCCGGACAAAAATTGCGAGGCAAGGGTTTTCAGACCGTGCCGCCGGACGACCGGCTGGTGGTGATGACGCCCGGCGGCGCCGGCATCGGCGATCCCAAGGAACGCGCCGAGGCAAGCGTGCGTGACGACGTGGAAAGCGATCTCGTTTCCAGCGAGAAAGCGGCCGGGGTTTACGGCTTCTCTCGCCAAGCATAG